From a single Aspergillus puulaauensis MK2 DNA, chromosome 2, nearly complete sequence genomic region:
- a CDS encoding Zn(II)2Cys6 transcription factor (COG:K;~EggNog:ENOG410PFWM;~InterPro:IPR036864,IPR021858,IPR001138;~PFAM:PF00172,PF11951;~go_function: GO:0000981 - DNA-binding transcription factor activity, RNA polymerase II-specific [Evidence IEA];~go_function: GO:0008270 - zinc ion binding [Evidence IEA];~go_process: GO:0006355 - regulation of transcription, DNA-templated [Evidence IEA]), translating into MPAAARKKTNPSAVKRAAESQSSSGSESTSKPERNTKSHKRSRSGCFTCRLRRKKCDEQHPSCGACNNLSVKCEYKRPIWWGNTEQRKMHKEVIKNKIKQTKMNERNGSLAIDPTIRAQNIAANSPTSPEFEYGRPFPEPTYDMFASHLTTPALSQTLYTQQFPYEVDVKTERQTFVNDIQLRHDSVSSTFSAFAPPQLNAPLPTFPGDEWFHDEYFRTPALPGIDPALCDQTFPETYSMLQNIPVSDHDRPLLEHFIHNVLRMSFPVLEAHQRGHLRAQAVLQTLETNKCYLHCCLSVAAIHLKTTEGITGEQIDHDIMRNRFEAISLLCQALGDDSEHQEILDATLGMIFFHSSVGPADDYLPDIPWLDHFQAAANLVQRLGLTADTPNPYVLPPFSMTLAAWIDILGSMMYRRTPEFAHTYRSKHLGGVSLGLRELMGCEDRVMYLISEIACLDALKADGRVDEMQVCSHVSALGQQLEFTEPADPTMESPFSITTGLIRPEILTKNLTAVFRIAARIYLCSLVPGFEETQPSNVNLVQALANALQYIPSGPEGFDRSLVWPLFIAGVYSIPGCQFRTLLAERAAALAEHAKLGSFGRMHRVLQEVWRVTDEFSAPCQESESSPSEPASLVKAEPPSSPSSPKAPELSWTPKEVKKPHWRDVMQQNGWNYLLL; encoded by the exons AtgccggcagcagcaagaaagaAGACCAACCCCTCCGCTGTGAAGCGCGCGGCTGAGTCTCAGTCCTCGTCGGGCAGTGAAAGTACATCAAAACCCGAGAGAAATACCAAGTCCCACAAGCGGTCTCGCTCAG GTTGCTTCAcatgtcgtcttcgtcggaAGAAGTGTGATGAGCAGCACCCTTCCTGTGGAGCATGCAACAACCTCTCTGTTAAATGCGAATATAAACGCCCTATCTGGTGGGGCAACACCGAACAGAGGAAGATGCACAAGGAAGTTATCAAGAACAAGATCAagcagacgaagatgaatgAGCGCAATGGCTCATTAGCCATAG ATCCTACCATTCGCGCTCAGAACATCGCCGCCAATTCTCCGACTTCTCCAGAATTCGAATACGGCCGTCCATTCCCAGAGCCCACTTACGACATGTTCGCCTCACACTTGACCACACCTGCCCTAAGCCAAACTCTTTATACACAACAATTTCCCTACGAGGTAGACGTCAAGACCGAGCGCCAAACATTCGTCAACGATATCCAGCTGCGCCATGACTCTGTATCATCGACCTTCAGCGCCTTTGCTCCGCCCCAACTGAATGCGCCTCTTCCTACCTTCCCAGGTGACGAGTGGTTCCATGATGAGTACTTCAGAACACCGGCCCTTCCAGGAATCGACCCTGCGCTTTGTGACCAGACCTTCCCAGAGACATACAGCATGCTGCAAAACATCCCCGTTAGTGACCATGATCGACCGCTTTTGGAGCACTTTATCCACAACGTCTTGCGAATGAGCTTCCCCGTTCTGGAAGCTCACCAGCGCGGGCACCTTCGCGCCCAAGCTGTCCTTCAAACCCTCGAGACTAACAAGTGCTACCTACACTGCTGTCTTAGCGTTGCCGCGATCCACCTTAAGACAACGGAGGGGATTACGGGAGAACAGATCGATCACGATATCATGCGAAACCGATTCGAGGCTATTTCGCTACTATGCCAGGCTCTGGGAGATGACAGTGAACACCAAGAGATCCTCGATGCCACCCTCGGcatgatcttcttccactcctccgTAGGCCCAGCCGATGACTACCTTCCGGACATTCCTTGGCTAGACCACTTCCAGGCTGCTGCAAACTTGGTGCAACGTCTCGGACTAACTGCAGACACCCCGAACCCGTACGTGCTACCACCATTCAGCATGACTTTGGCCGCCTGGATCGATATTCTCGGTTCTATGATGTACCGAAGAACGCCCGAATTCGCCCACACCTACCGATCAAAACATCTTGGCGGGGTATCTCTCGGACTGCGCGAGCTCATGGGTTGCGAGGACCGTGTGATGTACCTTATCTCGGAAATTGCATGCTTGGATGCTCTAAAGGCGGATGGAAGGGTCGATGAGATGCAGGTCTGCTCTCACGTTTCGGCTCTCGGGCAACAACTGGAATTCACCGAACCCGCCGACCCAACCATGGAGAGTCCCTTCTCAATAACAACAGGATTGATTCGCCCCGAGATCTTGACTAAGAACCTGACGGCCGTTTTCCGCATCGCCGCTCGAATTTACCTCTGCAGCCTTGTCCCTGGATTTGAGGAAACCCAACCCAGCAACGTCAACTTGGTCCAAGCGCTCGCAAACGCCCTGCAGTACATCCCGTCAGGACCCGAAGGCTTTGACCGCTCCCTTGTATGGCCACTATTCATCGCCGGTGTATACTCCATCCCTGGCTGCCAATTCCGAACCCTCCTCGCTGAGCGAGCAGCAGCTCTCGCTGAACACGCGAAACTTGGCAGCTTCGGTCGCATGCACCGAGTCCTGCAGGAAGTGTGGAGAGTCACAGACGAATTCTCTGCTCCTTGTCAAGAAAGCGAATCTTCGCCCTCTGAACCGGCTAGCCTCGTGAAGGCCGAACCGCCCAGCTCCCCCAGCTCCCCCAAGGCCCCCGAGCTCAGCTGGACGCCGAAAGAAGTCAAGAAGCCGCACTGGCGGGACGTTATGCAACAGAACGGCTGGAACTACCTTCTTCTTTGA
- a CDS encoding uncharacterized protein (COG:S;~EggNog:ENOG410PS1X), with translation MPSIKPALPPLKTPSNIVFPSELRTDSSTESARNEDSASTPITPPAAYTEFLKALSPIFSNPESADNVDYSKYRFNQHQRNANIPRSQPSSAVSGTFNFNESARSATLPPPTPHGPTHARREFSNLRRLRIPPALRHSPSSAEPLRSAGPRSAGPRSATVARSPYSAYSPYSPYSPYSYSPADWRMRYLDAPRTANPRTSNHKVSVRHVVTHTVTYTTTELDAPPKGKRRKHGHEGHESDESD, from the coding sequence ATGCCTTCCATCAAGCCAgctctccctcccctcaaAACGCCTAGCAACATTGTGTTCCCATCCGAACTGCGCACCGACTCGAGCACTGAGTCGGCGAGGAATGAGGACAGCGCTTCGACTCCCATCACTCCTCCAGCTGCCTACACAGAATTTTTAAAGGCGCTGTCTCCTATCTTTTCCAACCCAGAGAGCGCCGACAACGTGGATTACTCAAAGTACAGATTCAACCAACATCAACGCAATGCCAACATCCCACGGTCACAGCCCTCCAGCGCAGTCAGTGGGACCTTCAACTTCAATGAGTCCGCGCGGTCAGCAACACTTCCTCCACCGACTCCTCACGGTCCAACCCATGCTCGGCGGGAATTCAGTAACCTGCGCCGGTTGCGTATCCCCCCGGCGCTTAGGCATTCACCAAGTTCAGCGGAGCCTTTGAGGAGCGCTGGGCCTCGAAGTGCTGGTCCTAGGAGCGCAACCGTTGCTCGCTCTCCTTACTCTGCCTATTCTCCATACTCACCATATTCGCCCTATTCATATTCTCCCGCAGACTGGAGAATGCGCTACCTTGATGCTCCTCGGACCGCAAATCCTCGAACTTCCAACCACAAGGTGAGCGTGCGACATGTCGTTACGCATACAGTCACCTACACTACAACGGAACTGGATGCGCCACCAaaaggaaagcgaagaaagcACGGTCACGAGGGCCATGAAAGTGATGAATCTGACTAA
- a CDS encoding uncharacterized protein (COG:S;~EggNog:ENOG410PMR8) — translation MSLPTPFTPDSEFTSLETPRGGSGSLSITALARFEFEAGKGNDGTKILMVEWEDDDWSRSSFSPGGSWSVEWEGKKAILPADEKAGNNTRRLYFLLPPHVTIPPAINLSYNPPNTPSDAEKPNPIQLNPLPAIFPPELGADGRSAGKKGVLHTIWAKKRMQVLEKEIREESLNNVEGIALHMAVQEKEWIEDNFGLGPDAHKNSVQNQDPNYPMGPATPVSPGAGGKLGEKLRGLKLQTSQRELSATEGSHLLSPQSPDVAVSSFNSFHSMQPSIPRSTPPSNPTSNPAPESVKTVAHYPPESLQAQQSAGFSRGFASMGAVAPSTSSGSDSGEDLFAKALSPRSPDLPRSPFSFSPETLHM, via the exons ATGTCTCTGCCGACTCCCTTTACCCCAGATAGCGAGTTCACCTCGCTCGAGACTCCGCGCGGTGGCAGCGGCAGTCTGTCCATCACAGCTCTCGCCCGCTTCGAGTTCGAGGCAGGCAAGGGGAACGATGGCACCAAGATCCTGATGGTCGAGTGGGAAGACGATGACTGGAGTCGCTCGTCGTTCTCGCCTGGTGGCTCCTGGAGCGTGGAATGGGAGGGCAAGAAGGCCATTCTTCCGGCCGACGAAAAGGCCGGCAATAACACTCGACGACTGTACTTTCTCCTACCGCCACATGTCACGATCCCACCAGCGATAAATCTTTCATATAACCCGCCGAACACCCCGTCCGACGCCGAAAAGCCAAATCCTATACAACTAAACCCGCTCCCCGCTATATTTCCACCCGAGCTCGGGGCCGATGGCCGGTCGGCTGGCAAGAAGGGTGTTTTGCACACCATCTGGGCCAAGAAGCGGATGCAGGTACTTGAGAAGGAGATCCGCGAGGAGTCCTTGAACAATGTCGAGGGAATTGCCTTGCATATGGCCGTTCAAGAAAAGGAATGGATTGAGGACAATTTTGGGCTGGGGCCGGATGCTCACAAAAATTCCGTGCAGAACCAAGATCCGAACTATCCAATGGGACCAGCGACGCCTGTATCGCCGGGCGCTGGAGGAAAGCTTGGAGAGAAGTTGCGGGGTCTCAAACTACAGACAAGCCAACGGGAACTCTCTGCGACGGAAG GATCGCATCTGCTTTCCCCGCAATCCCCTGACGTCGCCGTGTCTTCATTCAATTCATTCCACAGTATGCAGCCGTCTATACCAAGGTCTACTCCCCCCTCGAATCCCACCTCCAACCCGGCCCCGGAATCCGTAAAGACGGTAGCTCATTACCCCCCGGAGTCTCTCCAAGCCCAGCAAAGCGCGGGCTTCAGCAGGGGGTTCGCATCGATGGGCGCGGTTgcgcccagcaccagctcagGCTCAGATTCTGGCGAGGACCTGTTCGCCAAGGCATTGAGCCCGAGGTCTCCAGACCTACCACGAAGTCCATTCTCATTTAGCCCTGAAACTCTGCACATGTGA
- a CDS encoding putative secretory component protein shr3 (COG:U;~EggNog:ENOG410PNPV;~InterPro:IPR013248;~PFAM:PF08229;~TransMembrane:4 (i7-28o62-83i90-109o146-164i)) — translation MTLRYGSFATFLIVCPTSFFLGIIFSLFPYDYPILWSTSPTVSTAYDSLETHLRLLHASPPLIPRILHIVIFLGLAGLIMKLWRPSESNMLFDGASLVLYACGITVYIANIVKGLRLASGGLYGAELAANPEEAAQILGREDSLKVLSASNTILALVLVGVLVLQAGQWYAERKDAQEDESFAAKGEGKGKGNKKKAN, via the exons ATGACTCTCCGCTACGGGTCCTTTGCGACCTTCCTAATCGTCTGCC CAacgagcttcttcctcggcataatcttctccctcttcccctaCGACTACCCAATCCTCTGGTCCACCTCGCCAACAGTCTCGACCGCCTACGACTCCCTCGAAAcccacctccgcctcctccatgcCTCCCCACCTCTCATCCCCCGGATTCTGCACATCGTCATTTTCCTCGGCCTTGCGGGCCTCATCATGAAACTATGGCGGCCCTCTGAATCAAACATGCTCTTCGACGGCGCGTCGCTGGTCCTCTACGCTTGCGGAATCACAGTGTACATTGCGAATATCGTCAAGGGGCTGAGACTGGCAAGTGGTGGGCTTTACGGGGCGGAACTTGCGGCGAACCccgaggaggcggcgcagATTCTGGGACGCGAGGATAGCCTCAAGGTGCTTAGTGCGAGTAATACGATTTTGGCGCTGGTTTTGGTCGGGGTTTTGGTGTTGCAGGCGGGGCAGTGGTatgcggagaggaaggatgcgcaggaggatGAGTCGTTTGCGGCcaagggggaggggaaggggaagggaaataagaagaaggctaACTAA
- the rim8 gene encoding pH response protein PalF (COG:K;~EggNog:ENOG410PIHK;~InterPro:IPR014756,IPR014752,IPR011021,IPR011022;~PFAM:PF00339,PF02752) — protein sequence MSVNPVPTQSSSPLGRGRSSFLSKFRSQLGQRNRGVTDYYIEPDDPWRSYFPGDVIKGTVVLTVVRPVRITHLVVSLLGIVKVFKNNVPAGEAAPDIGPLGPGRGRRGAEYLGNGVATLFEDEVVLCGEGRLKEGIYKFRFEMSFPPYALPSSISFERGTISYMLTSTLTKPTTINPTITCRRRVNLLESIDIAGFPPPKARVVTLEPVSKRSKSKAKTKPPGSDAPEPGSLEPSLTGGTAASEHRPPLSPAPSNVSSSSRLSSSSQSFQIVTDPGSTASSGVRNSEARSVTPSVSDKKIITAKAEVLRAGVLPGDTLPIKITINHSKQVRSAHGIIITLYRQGRIDLHPAIPVGSTTEGKKPVYEDYYPRSRTGLGGLTIGTSRASSVFRKDLTQTFAPLIVDPSNLTAEIKTSIRIPEDAFPTITRTPGSMINFRYYVEVVVDLRGKLTSPERFLPRFNLVSSGGNFSSNGKIVNPTDPSGSAITANWGGNILDTDQIRREKGVVAVAFEVVIGTRDTKRRKSEARRTSSTAEGSDIQQPTENPAAIATEGESWAPDYQDNIPGADSEYPMPDLVGYGQDHIQWSDYPDQPPVDNNNPVCGGALPSPPSDEPMDEKARLRRAEQTLLPSQPPGEPEAGPSSAADTAMPTAPVIPEEDNLDDYHHVPSPGENGMNGMFPALSAESVQTVVAGSSSTPVLGPSQPPGEDKQEMERQRLLMEASAPGDPDAPRTERADDGPSAPIFHDDEDDQHLVGGVANGDELLPRYQR from the exons ATGTCCGTCAATCCCGTCCCCACCcaatcttcttcgccgctcGGTCGGGGTCGCTCCTCTTTTCTATCGAAATTTCGCTCGCAGCTCGGCCAACGGAATCGCGGCGTAACCGATTACTATATCGAACCAGACGACCCTTGGCGCTCATATTTCCCTGGTGACGTTATCAAGGGGACTGTCGTTCTCACAGTCGTTCGCCCTGTTCGCATTACACACTTGGTTGTCTCTTTGCTTGGTATCGTCAAGGTCTTCAAGAACAATGTCCCGGCCGGTGAGGCAGCTCCTGATATTGGGCCCCTGGGTCCTGGGCGCGGGCGTCGAGGCGCCGAGTACTTGGGCAATGGGGTCGCAACGTTGTTTGAAGACGAGGTGGTTCTCTGCGGGGAAGGTCGTCTTAAGGAAGGAATCTACAAGTTCCGGTTCGAGATGTCTTTCCCGCCATATGCATTACCCAGCAGCATCAGC TTCGAGAGAGGCACCATCTCCTATATGCTTACGTCCACCTTAACGAAACCTACAACTATAAATCCCACCATCACATGCCGTAGACGCGTTAACTTACTGGAAAGTATTGATATCGCGGGTTTTCCGCCACCCAAGGCTCGGGTAGTCACCCTTGAGCCTGTTTCAAAGCGTTCCAAATCGAAAGCAAAAACCAAACCGCCTGGTTCCGACGCACCTGAACCAGGGTCATTGGAGCCATCCCTAACTGGAGGAACTGCTGCCTCAGAGCATCGACCTCCTCTTAGCCCGGCACCCAGCAATGTTAGCTCATCTAGTcggctcagcagcagcagtcagAGTTTTCAGATCGTGACGGATCCCGGGTCTACCGCGAGTAGCGGTGTTCGAAATAGTGAAGCCCGGAGCGTCACCCCTTCTGTGTCTGACAAGAAAATAATCACCGCCAAGGCTGAAGTTCTGCGCGCTGGCGTGCTGCCTGGCGATACACTGCCGATAAAAATTACAATTAACCACTCTAAACAAGTGCGCAGTGCGCATGGCATCATAATAACCCTCTATCGACAAGGTCGTATCGATCTTCACCCCGCCATCCCAGTGGGGTCTACGACCGAGGGTAAAAAGCCAGTTTACGAGGATTACTATCCCCGTTCGCGGACAGGCCTGGGCGGACTCACCATTGGTACGTCTCGTGCCAGCAGCGTGTTCCGAAAAGATTTGACACAAACATTTGCGCCATTGATTGTCGATCCCTCGAATTTGACAGCTGAAATCAAGACCTCAATCCGCATTCCGGAAGACGCGTTTCCGACTATTACTCGGACACCGGGCAGTATGATAAACTTCAGATATTATGTTGAGGTTGTCGTCGACCTTCGCGGCAAGCTGACATCGCCGGAACGCTTTCTACCACGTTTCAACCTTGTGTCCTCTGGTGGCAACTTCTCCTCAAATGGAAAAATAGTAAATCCAACTGATCCGAGCGGGAGTGCGATCACAGCCAATTGGGGAGGCAATATCTTGGATACCGACCAGATTCGCCGTGAGAagggggttgttgctgtggccTTTGAAGTGGTAATCGGGACACGAGATACGAAAAGACGAAAAAGTGAAGCTCGTCGCACTTCATCTACCGCGGAGGGGTCAGACATCCAACAACCTACCGAAAACCCTGCTGCTATTGCGACAGAAGGGGAATCCTGGGCACCAGACTATCAAGACAATATTCCCGGCGCGGACTCGGAGTACCCTATGCCCGATCTTGTTGGATATGGGCAAGATCATATCCAATGGTCAGATTATCCGGATCAGCCGCCTGTGGATAACAATAATCCAGTGTGCGGAGGAGCACTGCCTAGCCCACCATCGGATGAACCAATGGACGAGAAGGCGCGGTTACGGCGGGCTGAACAGACTCTTCTGCCCAGCCAACCGCCGGGCGAGCCAGAAGCCGGACCTTCGTCAGCTGCGGATACAGCAATGCCTACCGCTCCTGTAATCCCAGAGGAGGATAACCTTGATGATTACCATCATGTCCCATCGCCGGGCGAGAATGGTATGAACGGAATGTTCCCCGCGTTGTCGGCCGAGTCTGTGCAGACAGTAGTGGCAGGAAGCAGCTCTACACCTGTCCTTGGACCCTCGCAACCGCCGGGAGAAGATAAACAGGAAATGGAGCGGCAGCGATTGCTGATGGAAGCAAGTGCGCCAGGTGATCCGGACGCACCTCGTACTGAGCGCGCGGACGACGGACCGAGTGCGCCTATTTTCcacgacgatgaggatgatcaGCACCTCGTTGGAGGAGTAGCGAATGGGGACGAGCTACTGCCACGATATCAAAGATAA
- a CDS encoding putative GAJ protein (COG:D;~EggNog:ENOG410PS3S;~InterPro:IPR040453,IPR005647;~PFAM:PF03962;~go_function: GO:0003690 - double-stranded DNA binding [Evidence IEA];~go_process: GO:0007131 - reciprocal meiotic recombination [Evidence IEA]), translating into MPPKLSKTAKQGLILSHLRSTRTCHTLKDLEKVLPSVASINGMQVKDFIQELTDEGKIRVEKIGSGNWYWCFGGDEKKEREKQLTQLRKDVERVKANCKRAEVDLAVRKKKRDKEVAALGKGGEAEWAALLERKKGLELERNRLLAELKAAETVGEGKGIGQMREEIDEYRQQAQMWTDNIYILEQYVKKITGGDREILQAVQRECYGDEYVEGEGLRELLI; encoded by the exons ATG CCTCCCAAACTCTCCAAGACCGCCAAGCAAGGCTTGATTCTCTCCCACCTCCGCTCCACACGCACCTGTCACACGCTCAAAGATCTCGAAAAAGTGCTCCCCTCCGTGGCCTCGATCAACGGGATGCAAGTGAAGGACTTCATCCAAGAGCTCACCGACGAGGGCAAGATCCGCGTGGAGAAGATCGGCAGCGGCAATTGGTACTGGTGTTTTGGTGGGGATGAGAAAAAAGAACGGGAGAAGCAGTTGACTCAGCTCCGGAAGGATGTGGAGCGGGTCAAAGCCAACTGCAAGCGAGCCGAAGTGGATTTGGCCGTgcgcaagaagaagagagacAAAGAGGTAGCGGCGCTTGGGAAGGGTGGTGAGGCGGAATGGGCGGCGCtgttggagaggaagaagggtctggagctggagaggaatcGCCTGCTCGCTGAGTTGAAGGCGGCTGAGACTGTtggggaagggaaggggaTTGGGCAGAtgagggaggagattgacGAGTATCGCCAGCAGGCGCAGATGTGGACGGACAATATCTACATTCTGGAGCAGTACGTGAAGAAAATAACTGGCGGAGATCGAGAGATACTACAGGCAGTGCAAAGGGAGTGCTACGGCGACGAGTATGTGGAGGGGGAAGGATTGCGTGAGTTGTTAATATAA